In Thermodesulfobacteriota bacterium, the sequence ATTTGGGTGATATCAACTTTTTTGGTGACCAAAGTATTTTCTTTCCCCTCTATGTATATCATGATGAACCTGTAGGGGCAATTCATGAATTGCCCTTACAGAAGAAATTCAAAACGGAGCGATCCCCGAACCTCACCCCAGAGTTTTTACAAGCTATAAAAGACTCCGTTGGCTCAGAGCCAACAACAGAAGAGGTTTTTTATTATATTTATGCCGTCCTTTATTCTCCCACCTACCGCAAACGATATGAGGAATTCCTTAAAATCGATTTCCCAAGAATTCCTTTACCCTCAAATAATAAATTGTTTGGAGAATTAAGTGTTCTGGGTAAAGAACTCATTGAACTTCATTTGCTTAAAGCTTCGGCTCTTGATGAGACCGGGATTGGTTTTCCAAAAGACGGATCAAGAAAAGTAGAGAAGGTTTCGTACGATGAACAAAACCTGAGAGTTTTCATAAATAAGGAACAGTATTTTGAGGGCATCTCAAATGAAGTGTGGACCTACCGAATCGGAGCCTATCAGGTAATGGAAAAGTATCTGAAGGATAGAAAAAACCGAAAACTTTCTCTTGACGAGATTAACCATTATATGAAAGTTGCCAAAGCAATTCGTTTGACAATCGAGTTACAGAAAAAGATCGACAACGTATATAGAAACAACATAACTAAAGTTTGATTTTAACCTTTTAATACTAATGCTATTGACTAAGAATGCATCAATAAAAGGTTCTCATTATGCCTCTGCGTTACGATCTCAACAGAATCTCATTTCGATTCAAAAGAGAAATTTGTTAGTATCAGTATTAAATCCGCGAACCGGCTAAATGAGTCAGTAAACAGAGTTGAATAAAGAATCAGATAAAAACAATTGTCAATTGTAGACTCGACCCCATTGTTTTTTTTAATTATTCCTGTTAAAAGTTTTCAAAATGGATTAGAGAGTAAAAATTTTAATATTAGGCATAATTAATAGGATGATTCATAAAGACAAAGGTTTAATTGTTTATGTTGACTGCCAACCATCTGAACAACTTATTTATAATGATGAAATAGTAGCATGTTTTGTAGCGTTAATATGTCCTGATCCTAACGCATTTAGTAAATACAAACAATATAAAGAAGTACCAGCAGATGAACGACCATTAATTGCCGAACAAATTGCAGATGATTTAAGCTCAGCACATGATATTTATTGTATTG encodes:
- a CDS encoding type ISP restriction/modification enzyme; amino-acid sequence: MSEKKLARVFYADLWGLRDDKYKYLFKSDVKTTKWQELEPTAPYYFLVPKDFALQSEYDKFWKVTEIFKQWSSGVKTHRDHFVVGYTKEELAQRLRVFGGNLSDELVKESLNLKDTGSWKLSEARQKVKGQKLEDKIYPYAYRPFDVRRICYESALIDRNRWPFMKCFLKENLGITFKRSRYLRTKEFHHLFVVDNLGDINFFGDQSIFFPLYVYHDEPVGAIHELPLQKKFKTERSPNLTPEFLQAIKDSVGSEPTTEEVFYYIYAVLYSPTYRKRYEEFLKIDFPRIPLPSNNKLFGELSVLGKELIELHLLKASALDETGIGFPKDGSRKVEKVSYDEQNLRVFINKEQYFEGISNEVWTYRIGAYQVMEKYLKDRKNRKLSLDEINHYMKVAKAIRLTIELQKKIDNVYRNNITKV